Proteins encoded by one window of Macaca mulatta isolate MMU2019108-1 chromosome 10, T2T-MMU8v2.0, whole genome shotgun sequence:
- the SCAND1 gene encoding SCAN domain-containing protein 1 (The RefSeq protein has 1 substitution compared to this genomic sequence), with product MAATEPILGATGSPAAVPPEKPEGAGSSSDPELNSVGSSLPKASPPAPEPSSPNAAVPEAIPTPRAAASAARELPLGPAPVSIAPQVEAETRSPPGPAGSRLGPETFRQRFRQFRYQDAAGPREAFRQLRELSRQWLRPDIRTKEQIVEMLVQEQLLAILPEAARARRVRRRTDVRITG from the coding sequence ATGGCGGCGACGGAGCCGATCTTGGGGGCCACTGGGAGTCCCGCGGCGGTGCCACCGGAGAAACCGGAAGGAGCAGGTTCGAGCTCAGACCCTGAGCTTAACTCTGTGGGCTCCTCGCTGCCGAAGGCCTCACCGCCTGCCCCGGAGCCCTCCAGCCCCAACGCCGCGGTCCCCGAAGCCATCCCTACGCCCCGGGCTGCGGCCTCCGCGGCCCGGGAGTTGCCCCTTGGGCCAGCACCCGTGAGCATCGCGCCTCAGGCCGAAGCCGAAACGCGCTCCCCACCAGGCCCCGCCGGTTCTAGACTCGGCCCCGAGACGTTCCGCCAGCGTTTCCGGCAGTTCCGCTACCAGGACGCGGCGGGTCCCCGGGAGGCTTTCCGGCAGCTGCGGGAGCTGTCCCGCCAGTGGCTGCGGCCTGACATCCGCACCAAGGAGCAGATCGTGGAGATGCTGGTGCAAGAGCAGCTGCTCGCCATCCTGCCCGAGGCCGCTCGGGCCCGGCGGGTCCGTCGCCGCACGGATGTGCGCATCACTGGTTGA